A single genomic interval of halophilic archaeon DL31 harbors:
- a CDS encoding phenylalanyl-tRNA synthetase, alpha subunit (KEGG: hbo:Hbor_03090 phenylalanyl-tRNA synthetase, alpha subunit~TIGRFAM: Phenylalanyl-tRNA synthetase, class IIc, alpha subunit~PFAM: Phenylalanyl-tRNA synthetase alpha chain) → MRLPERQVAVLNAASATDATPIPAIAEEAGLNEAAVTTAAFELEDDGLATLEEMVEKTVHLTDEGRAYLDGELPEVRFYRAAVEAGAAEEPAQMGQVIGAAGLEGPQVDIALSNFARKGYGKIESGAVTADPDADPDADPEAAALDAIEAGEAVEDEAVLAQLESRGLVTVEEQTIRSVLLTDDAVDALMLGVETAETADRLTPEMLTSGEWEDVEFTEYNVEADAEEAGQGKIHVLRQAGERVKDVLVGMGFQEMQGPHADADFWINDALFMPQDHPARTHWDRFALDVDPVDDLPEDLVQAVENAHRNGVGDDGDGYHSPWDEGFAREVALRGHTTSISMRYLSGTEVGELDEPQRYFSVEKAYRNDTIDSTHLLEFFQIEGWVMAEDLSVRDLMGTFEEFYRQFGITDVQFKPHYNPYTEPSFELFGRHPETDELIEIGNSGLFRDEVLEPLGVECDVMAWGLALERLAMLYTGADDIRDLHGTLADLEFLRNAEVIY, encoded by the coding sequence ATGCGACTCCCAGAACGACAGGTCGCGGTGCTCAACGCCGCGAGCGCGACTGATGCAACGCCCATTCCCGCCATCGCTGAGGAGGCGGGGCTGAACGAAGCGGCCGTCACGACGGCCGCGTTCGAACTCGAAGACGACGGACTCGCTACCCTTGAGGAGATGGTCGAGAAAACCGTCCACCTCACCGACGAGGGTCGTGCGTATCTCGACGGCGAACTCCCCGAGGTGCGGTTCTACCGCGCCGCCGTTGAGGCCGGCGCCGCCGAAGAGCCTGCGCAGATGGGCCAGGTCATCGGTGCCGCGGGACTCGAAGGCCCGCAGGTCGACATCGCCCTCTCGAACTTCGCGCGGAAAGGCTACGGCAAAATCGAGAGCGGGGCCGTCACAGCTGACCCGGACGCGGACCCCGACGCTGACCCCGAAGCCGCCGCGCTGGACGCTATCGAAGCGGGCGAGGCCGTCGAGGACGAGGCGGTGCTCGCCCAACTCGAAAGCCGTGGCCTCGTGACCGTTGAGGAACAGACCATCCGCTCGGTGCTGCTGACCGACGACGCCGTCGACGCGCTGATGCTGGGCGTCGAGACCGCCGAGACCGCTGACCGCCTCACCCCCGAGATGCTGACCTCCGGGGAGTGGGAGGACGTGGAGTTCACTGAGTACAACGTCGAGGCCGACGCCGAGGAGGCCGGCCAGGGGAAGATCCACGTGCTCCGACAGGCCGGCGAGCGCGTGAAGGACGTGCTCGTCGGGATGGGGTTCCAGGAGATGCAGGGCCCCCACGCCGACGCAGACTTCTGGATCAACGACGCGCTGTTCATGCCGCAGGATCACCCCGCCCGGACCCACTGGGACCGGTTTGCACTGGACGTCGACCCCGTCGACGACCTGCCCGAGGACCTCGTCCAGGCCGTCGAGAACGCCCACCGCAACGGCGTCGGCGACGACGGCGACGGCTACCACTCGCCGTGGGACGAGGGGTTCGCACGAGAGGTCGCGCTCCGGGGCCACACCACGTCGATCTCGATGCGCTACCTTTCGGGGACGGAGGTCGGGGAACTGGACGAGCCACAGCGCTACTTCTCCGTGGAGAAGGCCTATCGCAACGACACCATCGACTCGACGCACCTGCTGGAGTTCTTCCAGATCGAGGGCTGGGTGATGGCCGAGGACCTCTCGGTCAGGGATCTGATGGGCACCTTCGAGGAGTTCTACCGCCAGTTCGGTATCACCGACGTGCAGTTCAAGCCCCACTACAACCCCTACACGGAGCCGAGCTTCGAGCTGTTCGGCCGCCACCCCGAGACGGACGAACTTATCGAAATCGGGAACTCCGGTCTCTTCCGGGACGAAGTGCTTGAACCGCTCGGCGTCGAGTGTGACGTGATGGCTTGGGGGCTCGCTCTCGAGCGGCTGGCCATGCTCTACACCGGCGCAGACGACATCCGCGACCTGCACGGGACGCTCGCGGACCTCGAGTTCCTGCGGAACGCGGAGGTGATCTACTGA
- a CDS encoding hypothetical protein (KEGG: hje:HacjB3_12025 hypothetical protein) yields MLPDALEQYRQPAYTGTNRCIPCTAVNVAIALVLSAFASFVGTPFLGFLVLGGSLLAIYLRGYLVPGTPELTKQYFPDWLLAKFDTADAPPIESEPNLSKQRTERDETDDDSSSATATDEDGEPADPEELLLEMDAVQETDDGEDLDLTDSFEEELLAAAADLRDDEDARTAAIAGLLGVDLETANIHQEVHGPAFYDDTDRLHRWPSEGALLADASAHRVLSERDRWSETPAQQRLGIARALRSFLATCPLCGGDVGLTQDTVSSCCRDWDVFAVRCADCDEHFLELEPGEADEAPEQIAPESEGARGVSGGFTR; encoded by the coding sequence ATGTTGCCAGACGCCCTCGAACAGTATCGACAGCCGGCGTATACGGGTACGAACCGCTGTATCCCGTGTACGGCGGTGAACGTCGCCATCGCGCTTGTGCTCTCGGCGTTCGCCTCGTTCGTCGGGACGCCGTTCCTCGGCTTTCTCGTGCTTGGTGGCTCCCTACTGGCCATCTATCTCCGTGGCTATCTGGTCCCGGGGACGCCCGAACTGACCAAACAGTATTTCCCCGACTGGCTGCTGGCGAAGTTCGACACGGCCGATGCGCCGCCCATCGAGTCGGAGCCGAACCTCTCCAAGCAGCGTACCGAGCGCGACGAAACCGACGACGACAGTTCGAGTGCGACCGCCACCGACGAGGACGGCGAACCAGCGGACCCCGAGGAACTCCTGCTCGAGATGGATGCCGTGCAGGAGACCGACGACGGCGAGGACCTCGATCTGACTGACTCCTTTGAGGAGGAACTGCTCGCGGCCGCCGCCGACCTGCGCGACGACGAAGACGCCCGCACCGCGGCCATCGCCGGCCTGCTCGGTGTCGACCTGGAGACGGCGAACATTCACCAGGAGGTCCACGGGCCGGCATTCTACGACGATACCGACCGTCTCCACCGGTGGCCCTCCGAGGGTGCGCTGTTGGCCGACGCGAGCGCCCACCGCGTGCTCTCAGAACGGGACCGCTGGAGTGAGACTCCGGCCCAACAGCGGCTGGGTATCGCCCGTGCGCTCCGGTCGTTCCTCGCGACGTGCCCGCTCTGTGGCGGCGACGTGGGACTGACACAGGACACCGTCTCCTCGTGCTGTCGGGACTGGGACGTGTTCGCGGTGCGCTGTGCGGACTGCGACGAACACTTCCTCGAACTCGAGCCTGGCGAGGCTGACGAGGCGCCCGAACAGATTGCGCCCGAGAGCGAGGGTGCCCGCGGCGTCAGCGGCGGGTTCACCCGGTAG
- a CDS encoding Tryptophan--tRNA ligase (KEGG: hla:Hlac_1863 tryptophanyl-tRNA synthetase~PFAM: Aminoacyl-tRNA synthetase, class Ib) — MSEDTHPQTDGGTDTESSDNGDPDRTGGSDDVALDPWGSSTIDDYPKLFEQFGIEEFDESEVPNAHFLMRRGAIFGHREYDRVREAMANDEPFAALSGFMPTGDPHIGHKLVFDELIWHQQQGGEVYGLIADMEAHSARGMSWDDIDEHARSYLLSLLALGFDAEEGELYRQSDNRVLQDLAFEIGSTTNFSEFEAIYGFGGETNVSHMQSVVTQLADILYPQLDEPMPTVIPVGPDQDPHVRFARDAATRMRYFKVTEAFASFELNADERALFRALYDALAADDTVETDDLRCEDAAEHLQAFDADADEATRASLARKLENAGKEPIRPRVRFLDRNANEAAFDALAERISGEKRRYDAHIDTFDLSPEAADELAREVEIDHDGYGFHTPSSIYHRFMTGLTGGKMSSSIPASHISLLDDPEDGYDKVMSATTGGRTTAEEQRELGGEPDECPVYELYAYLLAEDDDELAARVYEECADGDRLCGGCKEQAATLMKEFLADHQEKREEAEAMLEELDIDLSSDRRGLGGEDEDEAV, encoded by the coding sequence ATGAGCGAGGACACGCACCCACAAACGGACGGGGGAACCGACACCGAATCGAGTGATAACGGCGACCCTGACCGAACAGGCGGGTCGGACGACGTCGCCCTCGACCCGTGGGGCTCCTCGACCATCGACGATTACCCCAAACTGTTCGAGCAGTTTGGCATCGAGGAGTTCGACGAGAGCGAAGTGCCAAACGCCCACTTCCTGATGCGCCGCGGGGCCATCTTCGGCCACCGGGAGTACGACCGGGTGCGCGAGGCGATGGCCAACGACGAGCCGTTCGCGGCGCTCTCGGGGTTCATGCCGACTGGCGACCCTCACATCGGGCACAAGCTGGTGTTCGATGAACTCATCTGGCACCAGCAGCAGGGCGGCGAGGTGTACGGCCTCATCGCGGATATGGAGGCCCACTCCGCCCGCGGGATGTCGTGGGACGACATCGACGAGCACGCCCGGAGCTATCTGCTCTCGCTGCTCGCGCTCGGCTTTGACGCCGAGGAGGGCGAACTCTACCGCCAGTCGGACAACCGGGTCCTGCAGGACCTCGCGTTCGAAATCGGCTCGACGACGAACTTCTCGGAGTTCGAAGCCATCTACGGCTTCGGCGGGGAGACCAACGTCAGCCACATGCAGTCGGTGGTCACCCAGCTCGCGGACATCCTCTACCCGCAGCTCGATGAGCCGATGCCGACGGTGATCCCCGTTGGCCCGGACCAGGACCCGCACGTCCGGTTTGCCCGCGACGCTGCGACCCGGATGCGCTACTTCAAGGTAACCGAGGCGTTCGCCTCTTTCGAACTCAACGCCGACGAGCGGGCGCTGTTCCGTGCGCTCTATGACGCACTCGCCGCCGACGACACCGTCGAGACGGACGACCTGCGGTGTGAGGACGCCGCCGAACATCTGCAGGCGTTCGATGCTGACGCCGACGAGGCGACCCGTGCCTCGCTCGCTCGGAAACTCGAGAACGCTGGCAAGGAGCCCATCCGCCCGCGCGTTCGCTTCCTCGACCGCAACGCCAACGAGGCGGCGTTCGACGCGCTTGCCGAACGTATTTCCGGCGAGAAGCGTCGCTACGATGCCCACATCGACACGTTCGACCTCTCGCCTGAGGCGGCCGATGAACTCGCCCGCGAGGTGGAGATCGACCACGACGGCTACGGCTTCCACACTCCCTCCTCCATCTACCACCGGTTCATGACCGGTCTCACCGGCGGCAAGATGTCCTCTTCCATCCCGGCCTCCCACATCTCGCTACTCGACGACCCCGAGGATGGCTACGACAAGGTGATGTCCGCAACGACGGGCGGGCGCACCACCGCCGAGGAGCAGCGCGAACTCGGCGGGGAGCCCGACGAGTGCCCGGTCTACGAACTCTACGCCTACCTGCTCGCGGAGGACGACGACGAACTCGCCGCCCGCGTCTACGAGGAGTGTGCCGACGGCGATCGACTCTGTGGCGGCTGCAAGGAACAGGCGGCCACCCTGATGAAGGAGTTCCTCGCGGACCACCAGGAGAAGCGTGAGGAGGCCGAAGCGATGCTCGAGGAACTGGATATCGACCTCTCCAGTGACCGTCGCGGCCTCGGCGGCGAGGACGAGGACGAGGCGGTCTGA